A stretch of Scheffersomyces stipitis CBS 6054 chromosome 2, complete sequence DNA encodes these proteins:
- a CDS encoding predicted protein, with amino-acid sequence KVVIIGIHGFLPIKLVRTLIGQSTGNSIRYINEASKAIRCWLEQNNPNYRSEDYDVQSIALEGEGKINERVDKLLHLLKNWHDLLSAADFVFVVSHGQGTPVAINLLAEILKRSILRKKQKLGLLSMSGITAGPYGGMDSKLVIRAYSAFENSIIAELFELQKPTSKLSLQLQESLGTLVKNNVKITFVGSINDQFIPISSTLASHVNHPNIFRGIYVGPTSTGVPSFIVSLFKIIVMMKNMGHFNDYGFLKELGDKCMGSTNDGGHCKIYGDQEVYELALRYTLETTNLVHNSELQIRIRDDTSDTNLYALPWNFRCLIQDLVGVNNICNIQLIQNLLTEFRAWKEPMTKQWREVRYCLEFVDEVDIEEFLL; translated from the coding sequence AAAGTCGTCATCATTGGCATTCATGGATTTCTACCTATAAAATTAGTTCGTACCTTGATTGGGCAATCTACAGGCAATTCGATTCGGTACATTAATGAAGCTTCCAAAGCCATTAGATGCTGGCTTGAACAGAACAACCCCAATTACCGTAGCGAAGATTACGACGTTCAGTCAATAGCTTTAGAAGGTGAAGGTAAGATCAACGAAAGAGTTGATAAGTTACTACAtcttttgaaaaattggcaTGATTTACTCAGTGCTGCCGACTTCGTATTTGTCGTAAGCCATGGACAGGGAACGCCAGTAGCTATAAACTTGTTGGCCGAGATCTTAAAGAGGTCGATTTTACgcaagaagcagaagctCGGCTTATTAAGCATGTCGGGAATCACCGCGGGACCGTATGGAGGCATGGATCTGAAGTTGGTTATAAGAGCATATTCTGCGTTTGAAAATAGTATCATCGCGGAATTGTTTGAGTTGCAGAAACCAACCAGTAAGCTTTCCTTGCAGCTTCAGGAATCTCTTGGCACTTTGGTAAAGAATAACGTTAAAATTACGTTCGTAGGATCGATTAACGACCAATTCATTcctatttcttcaactttggcGCTGCATGTTAACCACCCGAATATCTTTAGGGGCATATACGTCGGTCCTACATCTACTGGTGTACCTTCTTTCATCGTCTCATTGTTCAAAATTATCGTCATGATGAAGAACATGGGACATTTCAACGATTACGGTTTTCTTAAAGAGCTTGGAGACAAGTGCATGGGAAGCACTAATGATGGCGGACACTGCAAGATATACGGTGACCAGGAAGTATACGAATTAGCATTAAGGTATACGTTGGAGACGACGAACCTAGTGCATAATAGCGAGTTGCAGATCAGAATTAGAGACGATACTAGTGATACAAATCTATATGCATTGCCTTGGAATTTCCGTTGCCTAATTCAGGACTTAGTTGGAGTAAATAATATTTGCAACATCCAACTTATTCAAAATTTGCTAACAGAATTTAGGGCATGGAAGGAACCAATGACTAAGCAATGGAGAGAAGTGCGTTATTGCTTGGAGTTTGTCGATGAGGTAGACATCGAAGAGTTCTTGTTATAA